The Setaria italica strain Yugu1 chromosome VIII, Setaria_italica_v2.0, whole genome shotgun sequence genome includes the window TGAATGTGGGCAAGTTCGAGAGGGGCTTCGGCTGCAACAACACGGCTCGTGAACGTGGGCAAGTTCGAGAGGGGCTTCGGCTGCAACAGTGGAGGTGACGAGGCGGCTTCCATGCCGGTGTCAGCGTCGTGCCGTGATTCCACTCCcccgtcatcttcttcctcgcccGCGCACAGTAGGACCGGCTCAGCAACGACGACGAGGGCTTGCTCACCCGCACTCAACGCGCACACGCCCGCGCGAGGTTGACATCTAGCAGGACACCCCGATCCCCTTTCGTGTCGGCGGCAGAGACCTGCAGCGTGGCCTTCTTGAAGCAAGCGGAGGCGAGTTTGGTGAGGAGGCGACAGGAGATCGACGACGAGTTTCTCCAGGGAAGAGGAATTGGAAGATTCCCCATGTGCGGCTATGGAGACGACAGCTTGTTGCGCTTGCTGCCGCCATCAACTTCGTCAAGCTCTTCAACCTCGACATCTTCCGACGTCGGGCGCTTGCCGCGGAGGACCTCGTGTGAGAGGTACGTACGCCCATTCCGTTCTGCTCTGGGGCCGCGCGGCCCGAACTCCTCTGCTGCGGTGCCGCCACAGCTCCCCCATGGCCGACGCCGATGCTTTCCGCCCTGCCGATGACACGGCGGCCTTGCGCGTTTGCGCAACTGCGGCCGGATGCGCGCATCGGatccacgccgccgtcgacgagccacagCAGCTCCTACAACGCGGCCGGGGTGTGGGTGATTTGCGTTGGAGTACGAGCGCGAGCCGTAGATGAACGAGACGCCGGCAACTCTCTCTTTCTTCAATTAATGACCATCACGGAGGCTAATTCTGCTGACCTGGACACAAATAGACGGCAGCCGGCTATCCTTTGTACGTGGCCTAATCATCCGGCGTGTTGTGAGTCGGTGAACTCGTGAGTCGTGACCCATGGACAACACAAAGGTTCCAACTACATCTAGTACCCAGCTCTTTGTTCgtggctcgctcgctcgcttgcCTAGCTAAGTCGCTATCTCCTAGCTCCGGCATGGCGGTATGGCAGGAAGCATCACGAAATAAACCGGCCCGTTCAGCAGAGGCTGGGTAGGAGGCGGAGGCCGGATGGGATGCGCGGGACCGATGGCGGCGCTCTCCTCATCGATCCCGCGGccttctcctttctctctcctcgccaCGGCGACGCAGCACGCACTGGCAAGCAAGAAACCGCCGAGCTGAGGCGGCGACccagctggccggccggccgggacgGGCGCGCAACACCCATCCCTGTCGCGACGAAGCGCGTGCAGCAATGCAAACTCGACAAGGGATACCCAGAGGCCAGACCGCCAGAACatgccggcgccgtcgtcgtgccgtggcggccgcgcgcgccgccatgCCTGACCGGCTTCACCGTCCAGGGGGCAGGggggacggtatttcatttaccgtccgggCTGGAGTGCTCCTGAGCCGTCGGATGGCGTCTCCGCGGCTGGGATCGGATCTTCTGGATGGGGAGCGTTACCGCGTTGGTTTGGGCTGCGCCAAGTGAGGGCCCAGTTTCCTGAGCCCATTACCTCGCTGTGGGGCCCGTAGCCTCCTAGCGCATGCACCGCTGCCTCAGCGGCCGCCCTGGTTGCTTGCTCCGgcactcgccgccggcgcccatcGTAAGAGTACTCCAGCGAGCCCTCAAGCCAAAGTCCCTATGGATCAAATGAGATTCTCTCTATTTGTTTAAAAGTCACAAAAATATCTCCAACTTCAGCAATAACATATGGATAGAGAGCTTTCTAGGGACCTCTCTAGGAATGGAGGGTGAAGAAGAGAATTTGGAGGCCTTCCAAAATGGGAAgtccaatttttttgaaaatgagGATTCAAGTAGATGAGCTGCTGAAGTGTGTTTTTTCATTTAGTCCTCTAAACTTGAAGCAGAAGGACTGTTTAGGGCTCGACTAGTCACGGCAGCTCCCGGTAGGCGCGGAGCGTGATCAACGCCAGCGCGGTCGATGCACGACTgctcctgcaggctgcaggcgTAGAGAAACAGAGCAGCACTGCAGGTCGTCATTCGTGTTCCACACAGCGAGGGAtcgggacgacgacgaccgatCGAGCCCGCGGGcaaggaaggcggcggccggcgaggtggcggcgtcggGCACCAGTACAGATGCGAGCTCTTTGGTAGTATAATACTACCAGGAGATGCTAATCACTGCACCTGTCAATTTGATAATAACGTTGCTGCTTGCCATCCCTGGCGTGAGTTTTGTGTATAAACAGGACTGATGAACGTCAAGGTAGTGGTCAGATTATGCCACACTTGTGTAGTCAAATACTCAAATAACGATCTAAACGTCAGACAGCCGAATTTGAAGACGTTCGAATGTTTGCAGGTAGCCCCGTACGGACGATGGATCATACTGGAGTAGCTGCTTAACTGCCGGAGAGTCGACACTTTTGTAGTTTGTACGATCCAGCTTCGTCCTCGTCCCGGCATGTGTcactcgctcgctcgctcggaaAGCCTCCATCTCGAGACACCAGACGTCTTGCGTGTGTTTGCCTTTGCCATAACCCATAGGACATGAGCAAATCGCCAAATGCGCTGCTGCTGGCTGCGCCGATCATCGGAAGTGCCGCGCCGGCGAACTTTCCCGAGCCACGGCACCCGCACGGAGGCACGCCGGGTCCCGGACGACGCGCGCGCCCCCTTGCTTCTCACTCGTCTCCCGACCCACGGAATCCCGGCAAACCTGCCAATTTTTCTCCATCACCGCCGAATAATCCCTGGGCGATGCCGCAATTGCTGCTCGGTTTCAACTCCCAGCAGCCACCACACTGCTCGCCCCGTGACAGGGGAGGTGACACTCCCAATGCCAGTCCCCACTGCAGCTGCAGCTTTCCTATGCTCCTTGCCCACCCCACCAAAGCCGTTGGCGCGCAGATGCCTTTTGACCTCACGCGCGCCGCGTACATAACCCAActgccgcccggccggccaGTCACTCGCCTCGCCGGGCGCCGTCTCGTGCCGCCGCGATCGACGAGCGGGGACGATGCGGAAGCTGCGCGAGCCGAGGGGCGGCGGGGAGAAGGTGGGCGTGCTGGCCTTCGAGGTGGCCGCGCTCATGTCGCGGGCCGCCGGCCTGTGGCGCGCGCTCGGGGACGCCGACCTCGCGCGCCTCCGCGCCGAGGCCATCCGCCTCGAGGGCGTGCGCCGCTTCGTCGCTGACGACGACGCCGCGCTCCTGGCCCTCGCGCTAGCCGAGAAGGCCGCCGCGTGCCGCGACCTCTCCCGCGCCGTGGCGCGGCTCTCGGCGCGCTGCGCCGACCCGCTCCTCCGCCGGTTCGACGCCCTATTCGCGGCCCTCGTCAAGGGCGGCGGACGCGCCTCCGACCCGCACGGGCTGCGGTACGCCACCGAGAAGAAGATGGACCGGAAGGCGCGCAAGATGCAGCGCCTGGTGCCCGCCACGGCGCACCTGCGCCACGAGCTCGACGTGCTCGCGGAGCTCGAGCAGGCCCTGCGCCGCGACAGCCGCGGCGGGCACCGCGCGGCGAACGGCGGAGGGGAaaccgcgcgccgcgtggcgcgGCAGAGGCAGGAGGTTGAGCGCCTCCGGGGGGCCTCCCTCTGGAACCGCAGCTTCGACTACGCCGTCCGGCTGCTCGCCAGGTCGCTCTTCACCATCGTGACGAGGATCACAGAGGTGTTCGACCTGGAGCCAACGAACATCTCAATCTCCTCCTCCATGGATGACGACTCCAACTCCAAGGTCTCGCGGCTTTCATGGAGCAGCTCGTTCGTGAGCAGCAGCATGCAGTCCATGGTGTACCCTTCCGACGTCGTGGCCGCGGACACTCCTCAGAGGATGCTGCGTGCAAGATCCAGCAAGACTACCAGCGGCAACGCTCGTCGGTTTCTCATGTCCAGGAGCAAAAGCTTGAGGCAGCAGCTCAAGTGGCCGGTGGCTGGCAGGCACCTCGTCGGCTGCGTGGTCATGGGGAGCAATTCTCCGATCAGAAACGGGTGGATACATGGCGACGCTGACCTTCCACTGAGCTTCAGCTACATATCCGCAGCCAGCAACGACGATTATTCCATCAGCATCAACTTCCAGCCCCAAACGGATCATCACACGAACGCGAGGCCTTCGACGTCCCTGTTCGAGTCCACGCACGACGTTCTGACCAACGCGCCGGCGACGtccctcggcggcgccgccctggCGCTGCACTACGCGAACCTCACCATGCTCATCGAGAAGCTCGCCGTCTCGCCTCACCACATCTGCTCCAACGAGAGGGACGACCTGTACGGCATGCTGACGGACAGGATCCGGGCGTCTCTCAAAGTGCGCCTCAAGCCGTTCGCCGCCATGAACACGCCCTGCGACCCCGTCCTGGCCGCCGAGTGGTCCGACACCGTGCAGAGGATTCTGGGGTGGCTGGCGCCGCTCGCCCACAACATGATCCGGTGGCAGGCCGAGAGGAACTTCGAGCAGCGGAACGTCGCGTCGAGCGACGGCGTCCTGCTTCTGCAGACGCTCCATTTCGCAGATCTGAGGAAGACTGAAGCTGCGGTGACCGAGCTGCTCGTTGGTCTGAATTACCTCTGGAGATTTGGGAGGGAGCTCGAAGCAAAGGCCAAAATGGAGTCAGCGGGTTAGCGGCAACTACGATGGTTCCCTGGGTGACATGTGTCAATATCATATCTGCAATTCCAGT containing:
- the LOC101778210 gene encoding uncharacterized protein LOC101778210; this encodes MRKLREPRGGGEKVGVLAFEVAALMSRAAGLWRALGDADLARLRAEAIRLEGVRRFVADDDAALLALALAEKAAACRDLSRAVARLSARCADPLLRRFDALFAALVKGGGRASDPHGLRYATEKKMDRKARKMQRLVPATAHLRHELDVLAELEQALRRDSRGGHRAANGGGETARRVARQRQEVERLRGASLWNRSFDYAVRLLARSLFTIVTRITEVFDLEPTNISISSSMDDDSNSKVSRLSWSSSFVSSSMQSMVYPSDVVAADTPQRMLRARSSKTTSGNARRFLMSRSKSLRQQLKWPVAGRHLVGCVVMGSNSPIRNGWIHGDADLPLSFSYISAASNDDYSISINFQPQTDHHTNARPSTSLFESTHDVLTNAPATSLGGAALALHYANLTMLIEKLAVSPHHICSNERDDLYGMLTDRIRASLKVRLKPFAAMNTPCDPVLAAEWSDTVQRILGWLAPLAHNMIRWQAERNFEQRNVASSDGVLLLQTLHFADLRKTEAAVTELLVGLNYLWRFGRELEAKAKMESAG